A window of the Gossypium hirsutum isolate 1008001.06 chromosome A03, Gossypium_hirsutum_v2.1, whole genome shotgun sequence genome harbors these coding sequences:
- the LOC121224075 gene encoding uncharacterized protein isoform X1 produces the protein MYLRKAAVSLLRRVRLPSHSIFTSVSPPTTSMAIATPLPFSLSRKIQFPNQFGNGSSWSTTYVDPPIWTILSIQAGITSHFLSHQIFFLTYYTSLYLCTVSFFFCHFY, from the exons ATGTATCTACGTAAAGCTGCCGTTAGTTTGCTAAGGAGAGTTCGCCTCCCTTCCCACTCCATCTTCACTTCTGTTTCTCCTCCAACAACTTCAATGGCTATCGCCACTCCGTTGCCGTTCTCTCTTTCCA GAAAAATCCAATTCCCCAATCAATTTGGTAATGGAAGTTCATGGAGTACGACTTATGTTGATCCTCCTATATGGACTATACTATCTATTCAAGCTGGTATAACTTCTCACTTTCTCTCTCATCAAATTTTCTTTCTTACCTACTATACTAGTCTTTATCTCTGCACtgtatcttttttcttttgtcattTCTACTGA
- the LOC121224075 gene encoding uncharacterized protein isoform X2, whose protein sequence is MYLRKAAVSLLRRVRLPSHSIFTSVSPPTTSMAIATPLPFSLSRKIQFPNQFGNGSSWSTTYVDPPIWTILSIQAGNCSLH, encoded by the exons ATGTATCTACGTAAAGCTGCCGTTAGTTTGCTAAGGAGAGTTCGCCTCCCTTCCCACTCCATCTTCACTTCTGTTTCTCCTCCAACAACTTCAATGGCTATCGCCACTCCGTTGCCGTTCTCTCTTTCCA GAAAAATCCAATTCCCCAATCAATTTGGTAATGGAAGTTCATGGAGTACGACTTATGTTGATCCTCCTATATGGACTATACTATCTATTCAAGCTG GAAATTGTAGTTTGCATTGA
- the LOC107963842 gene encoding probable N-acetyltransferase HLS1-like, translating into MGYGELNIRSYNPQKDRARVEDLERRCEVGPAERGFLFTDTLGDPICRIRNSPIYNMIVAELNNQLVGVIQGSIKLVTIHKPPKNLARVGYILGLRVAPLYRRRGIGSSLVVRLEEWFIASGVDYAYMATEKDNDASFKLFVEKLSYVKFRTPAILVNPVNCPMYRISSKYEFEKLKVEEAESLYRKFMSSMEFFPSDIGNILRNKLSLGTWVAYPRGESWGEILPSSWAMVSVWNSGEVFKLRLGNAPTSCLMYTKSSQLMGSLVPCFKWRGIPDFMHPFGFYFIYGVCREGPMSGKLVRTLCRLVHNMAAKCRDCKAVVTEVGGSDTLRRHIPHWRLLSCPEDLWCIKGLKNEERESFYELIKTPTTRTLFVDPREV; encoded by the exons ATGGGATATGGGGAGCTAAACATACGAAGCTATAACCCCCAAAAGGATAGAGCTCGAGTTGAAGATCTCGAAAGAAGATGCGAGGTAGGTCCAGCTGAGAGAGGATTTCTCTTCACCGACACATTGGGTGACCCCATTTGCCGAATCCGAAACAGCCCGATTTACAACATGATC GTAGCCGAGCTAAATAACCAGCTGGTTGGTGTCATCCAGGGATCTATAAAGCTCGTGACGATTCACAAACCACCCAAGAATCTTGCCAGGGTGGGGTACATCTTGGGGTTAAGGGTTGCCCCGCTTTATCGACGACGAGGGATCGGCTCAAGCCTGGTGGTCAGATTGGAAGAATGGTTCATTGCAAGCGGCGTCGATTATGCTTACATGGCCACGGAGAAAGACAACGATGCGTCCTTCAAGCTTTTCGTGGAGAAGCTCAGTTATGTCAAGTTTCGAACCCCGGCTATTCTCGTAAACCCCGTTAACTGTCCAATGTATCGGATATCGTCCAAGTACGAGTTCGAGAAGCTGAAGGTTGAAGAAGCCGAGTCTTTATACCGTAAATTCATGTCGTCGATGGAATTCTTCCCAAGCGATATCGGTAACATATTGAGAAACAAGCTGAGTTTAGGGACATGGGTGGCTTATCCGAGAGGTGAATCATGGGGGGAAATTTTGCCTAGTAGTTGGGCAATGGTTAGTGTGTGGAACAGTGGGGAGGTTTTCAAGTTAAGGCTAGGCAATGCACCAACATCATGTTTGATGTACACCAAGAGCTCACAGTTGATGGGGAGCCTTGTTCCATGCTTTAAATGGAGAGGCATACCAGATTTTATGCACCCATTTGGGTTCTATTTCATATACGGGGTGTGTCGTGAAGGTCCAATGTCGGGCAAGCTGGTGCGGACCCTGTGCCGACTGGTGCATAACATGGCTGCAAAGTGTAGGGATTGTAAGGCTGTTGTGACGGAAGTTGGAGGTAGCGATACATTGAGACGTCACATCCCTCATTGGAGATTATTGTCGTGCCCTGAAGATTTGTGGTGTATAAAAGGGTTAAAAAATGAAGAAAGGGAAAGCTTCTATGAGTTGATAAAAACCCCAACAACAAGAACTCTTTTTGTTGACCCGAGAGAGGTATGA